Proteins co-encoded in one Halococcoides cellulosivorans genomic window:
- a CDS encoding type II secretion system F family protein produces MSFATDSPSGQIGSGNTFGDAFYPVYKRLFDEDGDFVASVDTKLAEARMGDNVEMFLSKALAVGLIAGGALTAVGLLIGVLLVTVVFGGAPSFFGLTFPEPILTIVQILKIPFVVLVSGLVFGSTGFLTGFGSLVSVPYFRSSAREREINTLLSDSVSFMYALSIGGLNQLEILNAMATSEDTYGEVSREFQTIVRETQYFDIDYRTAIRNQALRTPSDELSQFLTDMLSIVNSGGDMTRFLEDQKNKQMRTAQQQQERILDTLELFGEMYMTLSLFPLLLIIILVVMELMTSASQQMLLLGVTYVLIPMISIGFLVVISTVTQDEPGDGFLEPDSDSGTEVTGKNIDVLDFSFVNQFVGEHSIFDKIKSKEGTHNVMTVIKRPHIFFRDYPMTVLIVTVPVSLVALVAALLLGWANLSIDAMTTSPLRETFMWFYLPMYINLVPLTVFYEWNVRSRRGVIGSLSDNLRKLASANETGMTLLESVKVVSDTSSGTLADEFDAMHAKVRYGTDLKTALREFNNDYHIPRLARTVKLISEAQEASNQIQHVLSTAAQASENQDDIDRERISRTRMQVAIILMTYITLLGVMALLKVQFLEKMGTLVTEVGANSGSAPGGGMGGQFQSELLQGGFMSMLFFHAVTIQALASSFIAGYVRDIKILAGTKYAVGLTTLALIVWIAVTNMGGA; encoded by the coding sequence ATGAGCTTCGCGACCGATTCCCCGAGCGGTCAGATCGGCAGCGGAAACACCTTCGGTGACGCGTTCTACCCGGTGTACAAGCGACTGTTCGACGAAGACGGCGACTTCGTCGCCAGCGTCGACACCAAGCTTGCCGAGGCGCGGATGGGCGACAACGTCGAGATGTTTCTCTCGAAGGCTCTGGCCGTCGGCCTCATCGCCGGTGGCGCGCTCACGGCCGTCGGTCTGCTCATCGGCGTGTTGCTCGTCACCGTCGTCTTCGGCGGTGCCCCGTCGTTTTTCGGACTCACCTTTCCGGAACCCATCCTCACCATCGTCCAGATTCTGAAGATTCCGTTCGTCGTTCTCGTCTCGGGGCTCGTCTTCGGGTCGACAGGATTTCTGACGGGCTTTGGGTCGCTCGTGTCGGTCCCGTACTTCCGATCGAGCGCCCGTGAGCGAGAGATCAATACGCTGCTCTCGGACTCGGTGTCCTTTATGTACGCCCTGTCGATCGGGGGGCTGAACCAACTGGAGATTCTCAACGCGATGGCCACCTCCGAGGACACCTACGGTGAAGTCTCTCGGGAGTTCCAGACCATCGTTCGCGAGACCCAGTACTTCGACATCGACTACCGGACCGCGATCCGGAATCAGGCGCTCCGAACGCCCAGCGACGAGTTGAGTCAGTTCCTCACCGACATGCTGTCGATCGTCAACTCGGGCGGGGACATGACGCGATTCCTCGAAGACCAGAAGAACAAGCAGATGCGGACCGCCCAGCAACAACAGGAGCGCATCCTCGACACGCTCGAACTGTTCGGGGAGATGTACATGACGCTCTCCTTGTTCCCCCTACTCCTCATCATCATCCTGGTCGTCATGGAGTTGATGACCTCCGCCTCTCAGCAGATGCTCCTGCTCGGGGTGACCTACGTCCTGATTCCGATGATCAGCATCGGATTTTTGGTCGTCATCTCGACGGTGACCCAGGACGAACCTGGCGATGGATTCCTCGAACCGGACAGCGACAGCGGGACGGAAGTCACGGGCAAGAACATCGACGTGCTCGATTTCTCCTTCGTCAATCAGTTCGTCGGAGAACACAGTATCTTCGATAAGATCAAGAGCAAAGAAGGGACCCACAACGTGATGACGGTCATCAAGCGACCGCACATCTTCTTCCGGGACTACCCGATGACGGTCCTGATCGTCACGGTCCCCGTGTCGCTGGTCGCACTCGTCGCCGCCCTCCTGCTCGGGTGGGCGAACCTATCGATCGATGCGATGACCACGTCGCCGTTGCGCGAGACGTTCATGTGGTTTTACCTGCCGATGTACATCAATCTCGTTCCGCTGACGGTGTTTTACGAGTGGAACGTCCGGTCCCGGCGAGGGGTCATCGGATCGCTCTCCGACAACCTCCGGAAACTCGCGAGTGCGAACGAGACGGGGATGACGCTGCTTGAATCAGTCAAGGTCGTCTCCGATACCTCCTCGGGGACGCTCGCCGACGAGTTCGACGCCATGCACGCCAAGGTGCGATACGGCACCGATCTGAAGACCGCCCTCCGAGAGTTCAACAACGACTACCACATCCCCCGATTGGCCAGGACGGTCAAACTGATCAGCGAGGCTCAGGAGGCGTCGAATCAGATCCAACACGTCCTCTCGACGGCCGCCCAGGCCAGCGAGAATCAAGACGACATCGACCGCGAGCGCATCTCTCGAACGCGGATGCAGGTCGCGATCATCCTGATGACCTACATCACGCTGCTCGGCGTGATGGCGCTGCTCAAGGTGCAGTTCCTCGAAAAGATGGGCACGCTCGTCACCGAGGTCGGGGCCAACAGTGGGAGCGCGCCCGGCGGCGGCATGGGCGGGCAGTTCCAGTCCGAACTGCTCCAGGGCGGGTTCATGTCCATGCTGTTTTTCCACGCGGTCACGATCCAGGCGCTGGCCTCGTCGTTTATCGCGGGCTACGTCCGGGACATCAAGATCCTCGCCGGCACGAAGTACGCCGTCGGCCTCACGACGCTCGCGCTCATCGTCTGGATCGCCGTCACCAACATGGGCGGAGCGTGA
- a CDS encoding type II/IV secretion system ATPase subunit has product MAIDDTEGDEESGSSLLGRTRGRDEDQYSWEDFRREYHDSGRFDRSEYLGFDPQRTDDRVRRAAAQARPLLEPVEDYADPSRHTVVKGEYDWEHFKQEYYFEADGSRPRDSEGEVVPFDASEYLGFDPAETEGQLSNAENIASELDEVVDRRTVDVNEDLDEDAFFSTVEGHTTVANRYDLEKAVPMAKKLHFDEVERYWVNKPYAFVVIFHSRKENETKYYVIQPYRNEIELDVADFIAGKLKTAIRYSDDEIAVEGGESERAAVIDRETLRLLDRYDVYDAPGSGGIGGSLFGGDRESPDLEGGLDGISVRPEPAVLAEDRDVLNEYEVEKLLYTLKRDFIGYSKIDPIKHDINVEDISCDGYEARVFAYHTDYEQIITNVEHGTKDLDDFVVKLAQRSGKGISKRQPQVDATLPDGSRAQLTLGREVSDHGTNYTIRQFKDVPFTPIDLINWNTFNLDEMAFLWLCIENHKSMIFAGGTASGKTTSLNAVSLFIPSNAKIVSIEDTREVELPQRNWIASVTRPSFSEDAVGDIDEFDLLEAALRQRPDYIVMGEIRGEEGRTLFQVMSTGHTTYTTFHADSVGEVIKRFTTEPINVSKTLFTALDLVSIQTQTRVDGRKVRRNKTLTEINEYTPENDEINVRDVYQWQADTDAYIQMGSSNTLEEIKFDRGWDQERLDEELFKRRIVLAYLIKNGLNTYTEVAATIQAYINDPDTILTLIANEQLERSLEDLREMESVQIEVDPDKEEMVPRPDPPADLLEETTDILDDAEETFEHYRSMESPDIVAALTETIATEDDEDDFGQFVPKAEAGAGED; this is encoded by the coding sequence ATGGCAATCGATGACACAGAGGGGGACGAGGAGTCCGGGTCCTCGTTACTCGGTCGGACCCGGGGCCGCGACGAGGATCAGTACTCGTGGGAGGACTTCAGGCGCGAGTACCACGATTCCGGGCGCTTCGATCGAAGCGAGTACCTGGGATTCGACCCGCAGCGGACCGACGACCGTGTCCGGCGCGCGGCGGCACAGGCCCGTCCGCTCCTCGAACCGGTCGAGGATTACGCCGATCCGTCCCGGCACACGGTCGTCAAAGGCGAGTACGACTGGGAACATTTCAAACAGGAGTACTACTTCGAGGCTGACGGATCGCGCCCGCGCGACAGCGAGGGCGAGGTCGTCCCGTTCGACGCCAGCGAGTATCTGGGGTTCGACCCCGCCGAGACCGAGGGGCAGTTGAGCAACGCCGAGAACATCGCGAGCGAACTCGACGAGGTGGTCGATCGGCGGACCGTCGACGTAAACGAGGACCTCGACGAAGACGCCTTCTTCTCCACCGTCGAGGGGCACACGACCGTCGCGAACCGGTACGATCTCGAAAAAGCCGTCCCGATGGCAAAGAAACTCCACTTCGACGAAGTCGAGCGCTACTGGGTGAACAAGCCCTACGCGTTCGTCGTCATCTTCCACTCCCGGAAGGAAAACGAGACCAAATACTACGTCATCCAGCCGTATCGCAACGAGATCGAACTCGATGTCGCGGACTTCATCGCCGGCAAACTCAAGACCGCGATCCGGTACTCCGACGACGAAATCGCCGTCGAGGGCGGCGAATCCGAGCGCGCGGCCGTGATCGACCGGGAGACGCTCCGCCTGCTCGACCGATACGACGTCTACGACGCCCCCGGCAGTGGGGGGATCGGCGGATCGCTGTTCGGCGGCGACCGCGAGAGTCCGGACCTCGAAGGCGGCCTGGACGGCATCTCCGTGCGGCCCGAACCCGCGGTACTCGCTGAGGATCGAGACGTGCTCAACGAGTACGAGGTCGAGAAACTGCTCTACACGCTCAAACGGGACTTCATCGGCTACTCGAAGATCGATCCGATAAAACACGACATCAACGTCGAGGACATCTCGTGTGACGGCTACGAGGCCCGCGTGTTCGCGTACCACACCGACTACGAGCAGATCATCACGAACGTCGAGCACGGTACCAAAGACCTCGACGACTTCGTCGTCAAACTCGCCCAGCGATCGGGCAAAGGTATCTCGAAACGCCAACCGCAAGTCGACGCGACACTCCCCGACGGGTCGCGTGCCCAGTTGACCCTCGGTCGCGAGGTGTCCGACCACGGGACCAACTACACCATCCGTCAGTTCAAAGACGTCCCCTTTACCCCGATCGACCTGATCAACTGGAACACGTTCAACCTCGACGAGATGGCCTTCCTGTGGCTCTGCATCGAGAACCACAAGTCGATGATCTTCGCTGGCGGGACGGCGTCCGGAAAGACCACGTCGCTGAACGCGGTCTCACTCTTTATTCCCTCGAACGCAAAGATCGTCTCGATCGAGGACACCCGCGAGGTCGAGTTGCCCCAGCGCAACTGGATCGCGAGCGTCACCCGCCCATCGTTCTCGGAGGACGCCGTCGGGGACATCGACGAGTTCGACCTGCTGGAGGCCGCACTCCGTCAACGCCCCGACTACATCGTCATGGGTGAGATCCGTGGTGAGGAGGGGCGAACGCTGTTCCAGGTCATGTCGACCGGTCACACCACCTACACCACCTTCCACGCCGACTCCGTCGGTGAGGTCATCAAGCGGTTCACGACCGAACCGATCAACGTCTCGAAGACGCTGTTTACCGCGCTGGACCTGGTCTCGATCCAGACCCAGACTCGGGTGGACGGGCGGAAGGTCCGCCGGAACAAGACGCTCACCGAGATCAACGAGTACACCCCCGAAAACGACGAGATCAACGTTCGTGACGTCTATCAGTGGCAGGCCGACACGGACGCCTACATCCAGATGGGGTCCTCGAACACCCTCGAAGAGATCAAGTTCGATCGCGGGTGGGACCAGGAGCGTCTGGACGAGGAGCTGTTCAAGCGCCGGATCGTGCTCGCGTACCTCATCAAAAACGGTCTCAACACCTACACCGAGGTCGCAGCGACGATCCAGGCGTACATCAACGATCCGGACACGATCCTCACCCTGATCGCCAACGAACAGCTCGAACGATCGCTGGAAGACCTCCGTGAGATGGAGTCCGTCCAGATCGAGGTCGATCCCGACAAAGAGGAGATGGTGCCCAGGCCGGACCCGCCGGCGGACCTCCTCGAAGAGACCACCGACATCCTCGACGACGCCGAGGAGACCTTCGAGCACTATCGAAGTATGGAGTCGCCTGACATCGTCGCCGCGCTGACCGAGACCATCGCCACCGAGGACGACGAGGACGACTTCGGTCAGTTCGTGCCGAAAGCCGAGGCGGGGGCCGGCGAGGACTGA
- a CDS encoding Lrp/AsnC family transcriptional regulator has protein sequence MDERAEILAVLRENARYSVTEIAEMTDCEESTVESVVDDLEDDGVVRGYRAVVDWSNAERSRVTAMVELNVTLDRETNYRDIADRIVKYPPVDSLRLVSGDFDFAAEVSAESMEEVSRFVSDEIAPIPEVTQTVTHYVMETYKEQGIAFGDGDDDDRLSISP, from the coding sequence ATGGACGAACGAGCCGAAATTCTCGCTGTACTCCGGGAGAACGCCCGGTATTCGGTCACCGAGATCGCGGAGATGACCGACTGCGAGGAGTCGACCGTCGAATCCGTCGTCGACGATCTGGAAGACGACGGCGTCGTTCGCGGCTATCGCGCGGTCGTGGACTGGTCGAACGCCGAGCGATCGCGCGTCACGGCGATGGTTGAGTTGAACGTCACACTCGATCGGGAGACCAACTATCGGGACATCGCTGATCGCATCGTGAAGTACCCGCCGGTCGATTCGTTGCGCCTGGTGAGCGGCGACTTCGATTTCGCCGCAGAGGTCTCGGCCGAATCGATGGAGGAGGTCTCCCGGTTCGTCAGCGACGAGATCGCTCCGATCCCCGAAGTGACCCAGACGGTGACCCACTACGTCATGGAGACCTACAAAGAGCAGGGCATCGCGTTCGGTGACGGTGACGACGACGATCGACTCTCGATCTCGCCATGA
- a CDS encoding cellulase family glycosylhydrolase, whose product MTQDHTDSTPASTARQSRRTFLKTVAAGTAGGLALSAIGTPTAGGIPTPRLERSGADIVDPTGQKVVLRGVNIADPRRINATAQARGKTTEQVIDFATDESAGWNSRVIRLPIHPGDVAGLPPIPHADVRVHEPITFTEEELLSYCENHLDPAVERCKQNGAYAIVDYHRHWGEGELPWDDPTLSEEVQLFWDVVAPRYAAEDHVIYEMYNEPTAPNMGGTPVVNGWSADIWSDWVETCQPWIDTIREHSDTFTIVGSPMWSQYPEGSLVEEPDGGNLGYTYHIYPGHSISDTGDWDGTIEGEDDDATDQNNGEGVYECHEEVPLFVTEFGWQTDIGAYPTIGTTEEFGEPFLAWLEENELSWTAWCFDPVWLSAMVERDFPTDDSEDAIGDPYSGTIPTHCEDLPCDWVALDGADMGEYVRQVLEEKANDMVPGEGSSETTPTPTDPTPTTTTPTPDEPTWPAGATDPDGDGRYEDINGDGTANFPDVNTLFQNADSPEVQANDSFYDFDGDGDVDMQDVLALFEMV is encoded by the coding sequence ATGACCCAGGACCACACCGACTCGACACCAGCATCGACCGCCCGACAGTCCCGGCGAACGTTCCTCAAGACCGTCGCGGCGGGGACCGCCGGCGGCCTCGCACTCTCCGCGATCGGGACGCCGACCGCGGGTGGAATTCCGACCCCTCGGCTCGAACGGTCGGGGGCCGACATCGTCGATCCGACCGGCCAGAAGGTCGTGCTTCGCGGCGTCAACATCGCGGATCCCCGGCGGATCAACGCCACCGCTCAGGCCCGTGGGAAGACGACCGAACAGGTCATCGACTTCGCGACCGACGAGTCCGCGGGCTGGAACTCGCGGGTGATCCGACTCCCCATCCATCCCGGCGACGTCGCGGGCCTGCCACCGATTCCTCACGCCGACGTCCGCGTTCACGAGCCGATCACGTTCACCGAGGAGGAACTCCTCAGCTACTGTGAGAACCACCTCGACCCCGCCGTCGAGCGCTGCAAGCAAAACGGGGCGTACGCCATCGTCGACTATCATCGCCACTGGGGCGAGGGCGAACTCCCGTGGGACGACCCGACGCTCTCCGAGGAGGTCCAGCTGTTCTGGGACGTCGTCGCGCCACGCTACGCCGCAGAGGATCACGTCATCTACGAGATGTACAACGAACCGACCGCGCCGAACATGGGTGGGACGCCCGTCGTCAACGGCTGGTCGGCGGACATCTGGAGCGACTGGGTCGAAACCTGCCAGCCCTGGATCGACACGATCCGCGAGCACAGCGATACGTTCACCATCGTCGGGTCACCGATGTGGTCCCAGTACCCCGAGGGTTCGCTCGTCGAGGAACCCGACGGTGGGAACCTCGGTTACACCTACCACATCTATCCTGGCCACTCGATCAGCGACACCGGCGACTGGGACGGCACCATCGAGGGCGAGGACGACGACGCGACCGACCAGAACAACGGCGAGGGCGTCTACGAGTGCCACGAGGAGGTCCCGCTGTTCGTCACGGAGTTCGGCTGGCAGACCGACATCGGGGCCTACCCGACCATCGGGACGACCGAGGAGTTCGGTGAACCGTTCCTCGCGTGGCTGGAGGAGAACGAACTCTCCTGGACGGCGTGGTGTTTCGACCCCGTCTGGCTCTCCGCGATGGTCGAACGCGACTTCCCGACCGACGACTCCGAGGACGCCATCGGTGACCCCTACTCGGGAACGATCCCCACGCACTGTGAGGATTTGCCGTGTGACTGGGTCGCCCTCGACGGCGCGGACATGGGCGAGTACGTCCGTCAGGTGCTCGAAGAGAAAGCCAACGATATGGTTCCTGGTGAGGGGTCCTCGGAGACGACCCCGACGCCCACGGACCCGACGCCGACCACGACGACGCCCACGCCCGACGAACCCACGTGGCCGGCCGGCGCGACCGACCCCGACGGCGACGGCCGCTACGAGGACATCAACGGCGACGGCACCGCCAACTTCCCGGACGTGAACACCCTGTTCCAGAACGCGGATTCGCCCGAGGTCCAGGCCAACGATAGTTTCTACGACTTCGACGGCGACGGTGACGTCGACATGCAGGACGTGCTCGCACTGTTCGAGATGGTCTGA
- a CDS encoding pyridoxal phosphate-dependent aminotransferase — protein sequence MTIEPSERVDRVGPSGIRRFFELAEEVDDLISLGVGEPDFSAPWTARQAAIDSLERGKTSYTANRGKRELRAAIAADLARYDLTYDPDDEIVVTTGVSEALDLAHRALVDPGDTVAVVDPSYVSYVANATFVGADVLRVPTRDDEFVLTRSSLEAAGAADADVLLMGYPNNPTGATMTRDQLEPVAAFAREHDLTVFSDEIYAELTYGHDHVSIAALPGMRERTIVLNGFSKAFAMTGLRLGYAVGPPAAIDAMNRIHQYTMLSAPTTAQYAAIEALDSCADAVTEMRDQYDRRRRVVLSRFDEMNIDCFRSSGAFYAFPESPWDDCEAFAEALIEAEQVAMVPGTAFGPGGTDNLRVSYATDMESLREALDRVERFVEAFPTEEAFEADR from the coding sequence ATGACGATCGAACCGTCCGAACGGGTCGACCGCGTCGGACCGTCGGGGATCCGCCGGTTTTTCGAACTCGCGGAGGAAGTCGACGATCTGATCTCGCTGGGCGTGGGCGAACCCGACTTCTCGGCCCCGTGGACCGCCCGCCAGGCCGCGATCGACTCGCTGGAGCGGGGCAAGACCTCGTATACCGCCAATCGAGGGAAACGCGAGTTGCGCGCGGCGATCGCCGCCGATCTCGCGCGGTACGACCTGACCTACGACCCCGACGACGAAATCGTCGTCACGACGGGCGTGAGCGAGGCGCTGGATCTCGCGCATCGCGCGCTCGTCGATCCGGGCGACACCGTCGCCGTGGTCGACCCGAGTTACGTCTCGTACGTCGCGAACGCCACGTTCGTCGGGGCCGACGTGCTCCGCGTGCCGACACGCGACGACGAGTTCGTCCTCACTCGATCGTCGCTGGAGGCCGCGGGCGCAGCGGACGCCGACGTCCTCCTGATGGGCTATCCGAACAACCCGACGGGCGCGACGATGACCCGCGACCAACTCGAACCGGTCGCTGCGTTCGCCCGCGAACACGACCTCACGGTGTTCAGCGACGAGATCTACGCGGAGTTGACCTACGGACACGATCACGTCTCGATCGCCGCGCTCCCGGGGATGCGCGAGCGAACCATCGTCCTCAACGGGTTCTCGAAGGCCTTCGCGATGACCGGTCTGCGCCTGGGGTACGCCGTCGGCCCGCCCGCAGCGATCGACGCGATGAACCGGATCCACCAGTACACGATGCTCTCGGCCCCGACGACCGCCCAGTACGCCGCGATCGAGGCGCTGGATTCGTGCGCGGACGCCGTCACCGAGATGCGCGACCAGTACGACCGCCGGCGGCGGGTCGTCCTCTCGCGGTTCGACGAGATGAACATCGACTGTTTCCGGTCGAGTGGAGCCTTCTATGCGTTCCCCGAATCGCCATGGGACGATTGTGAGGCGTTCGCGGAGGCGCTGATCGAGGCCGAACAGGTCGCGATGGTCCCTGGGACGGCGTTCGGGCCCGGCGGGACGGACAATCTGCGCGTCTCGTACGCGACCGATATGGAGAGTCTCCGCGAGGCCCTGGACCGCGTGGAGCGGTTCGTGGAGGCGTTCCCCACCGAAGAAGCGTTCGAAGCGGATCGGTGA
- a CDS encoding glycoside hydrolase family 9 protein, with product MKRSDTETNSTDTPGSTATGRRPGWITRRSALAAGVGLAMAGSPLLTGTGLAGTPAKTESGEYNYAHALQQSLYFYDANRCGPKAEDDRLPWRGDCHLTDQEIPLEPISEKGASENGVFLSESFIDDHREILDPEGTGTVDLSGGYHDAGDHVKFGLPQAYSASTLAWELYEFPEAFKAAGQYEEATRLLRGFTDYFLKSTFRNDDGDVVAFCYQVGEGVADHDYWGPPELQRTSEQPRPAYFATEDKPGSDQTAGAAAALAVASLVFEDDDPDYAAECLDAATALYPFARSNRGLGYNGGFYGSTYDDDELAWAAVWLHIATGEDHYIEHITETDSEGNFTGYLRRIIDSAGDNWENIWIHSWDTVWSGVFLKLAAATDNERWWSIARWNLEYWTGGAVDHEDGDTDYIATTPDGFSVLTTWGSARYNAAAQFCAMVYRKYRDTEKARALTDWAKTQMDYIMGENPFGYSLIVGFGADGGEDGKAHAEHPHHRAAHGSLTNSMDDPSQHRHTLWGALVGGPDGEGVHEDVTSEYDVNEVAIDFNVGLVGALAGFVEYYHEGEPIEEFPPQDPPLDDTIERFPPMEPPIDPYFVTAELAQETDARTQAKITLYNRSFNPPHYEDGLSARYFFDISELREAGQTIDAVEVAVMYDEQEARYEGECDVTGPHAWDEEAGIYYVDMDWSGPDIYGKRELQIALIAAQADDFEPHWDPTNDHSYRGIDPDGASVVPEIPVYLDGELVYGEEPDGSGADGPPAVDGVRPTDPDDDGLYEDLSGDGTLNFPDVNRLFQNTDSAAIQDNSAYYDFTDDGIVDQQDVLALFEMV from the coding sequence ATGAAACGTTCAGACACAGAGACGAACTCGACGGACACGCCAGGATCGACCGCGACGGGTCGTCGACCCGGGTGGATCACCCGGCGTTCGGCGTTGGCTGCCGGCGTTGGACTCGCGATGGCCGGCAGTCCGCTCCTCACGGGCACTGGCCTGGCGGGAACACCAGCGAAAACCGAATCGGGCGAGTACAACTACGCGCACGCTCTCCAGCAGTCGCTGTATTTCTACGACGCGAACCGGTGTGGGCCGAAAGCCGAGGACGATCGGCTTCCGTGGCGTGGTGATTGTCACCTGACCGACCAGGAGATCCCGCTCGAACCCATCTCGGAGAAAGGGGCCAGCGAGAACGGTGTCTTCCTCTCCGAGTCGTTCATCGACGACCACCGCGAGATTCTCGACCCGGAGGGCACCGGGACGGTCGATCTCTCCGGTGGGTATCACGACGCGGGCGACCACGTCAAGTTCGGCCTGCCACAGGCCTATTCGGCGTCGACGCTCGCCTGGGAACTGTACGAGTTCCCCGAGGCGTTCAAAGCGGCCGGACAGTACGAGGAGGCCACGCGCCTGCTCCGGGGCTTTACGGATTACTTCCTCAAGAGCACGTTCCGCAACGACGACGGCGACGTCGTCGCCTTTTGTTATCAGGTCGGTGAGGGGGTTGCCGACCACGACTACTGGGGACCGCCCGAACTCCAGCGGACCAGCGAGCAACCCCGCCCGGCCTATTTCGCGACCGAAGACAAGCCAGGGAGCGATCAGACGGCGGGCGCGGCCGCCGCACTCGCCGTGGCGAGTCTCGTCTTCGAAGACGACGACCCCGACTACGCCGCCGAGTGTCTCGACGCCGCGACAGCACTCTACCCGTTCGCGCGGTCGAATCGTGGTCTGGGGTACAACGGCGGCTTTTACGGATCGACGTACGACGACGACGAACTCGCCTGGGCCGCCGTCTGGTTGCACATCGCGACCGGCGAGGACCACTACATCGAACACATTACCGAGACCGACAGCGAGGGCAACTTCACCGGCTATCTCCGGCGCATCATCGACAGCGCGGGCGACAACTGGGAAAACATCTGGATTCACTCCTGGGACACCGTCTGGTCGGGCGTCTTCTTGAAACTCGCCGCCGCGACCGACAACGAGCGGTGGTGGTCGATCGCGCGCTGGAATCTGGAATACTGGACCGGTGGCGCGGTCGATCACGAAGACGGTGACACCGATTACATCGCGACCACTCCGGACGGCTTCAGCGTGCTCACGACGTGGGGATCGGCCCGATACAACGCCGCTGCGCAGTTCTGTGCGATGGTGTATCGCAAGTATCGCGACACCGAGAAGGCCCGTGCGTTGACCGACTGGGCCAAAACCCAGATGGACTACATCATGGGCGAGAACCCGTTCGGGTATTCGTTGATCGTGGGGTTCGGGGCCGATGGCGGGGAGGACGGGAAAGCCCACGCCGAACATCCCCACCACCGCGCCGCTCACGGGTCGCTCACCAACAGCATGGACGATCCAAGCCAGCATCGCCACACGCTGTGGGGTGCGCTCGTCGGCGGCCCGGACGGAGAGGGCGTCCACGAGGACGTGACCAGTGAGTACGATGTCAACGAGGTCGCGATCGACTTCAACGTCGGACTGGTGGGCGCGCTCGCGGGCTTCGTCGAGTACTACCACGAGGGCGAACCGATAGAGGAGTTCCCACCACAGGACCCGCCGCTCGACGACACCATCGAGCGGTTCCCGCCGATGGAACCGCCGATCGACCCCTATTTCGTGACTGCCGAACTCGCCCAGGAGACCGATGCGCGCACCCAGGCGAAGATCACGCTGTACAATCGATCCTTCAACCCGCCCCACTACGAAGACGGCCTCAGCGCCCGATATTTCTTCGACATCAGCGAACTCCGCGAGGCGGGCCAGACCATCGACGCCGTGGAGGTTGCGGTCATGTACGACGAACAGGAGGCCCGCTACGAGGGCGAGTGCGATGTGACTGGTCCGCACGCCTGGGACGAAGAGGCCGGCATCTACTACGTCGATATGGACTGGTCCGGCCCCGATATCTACGGCAAGCGGGAGTTGCAGATCGCGCTCATCGCCGCCCAGGCCGACGACTTCGAACCGCACTGGGACCCCACCAACGACCACAGCTATCGCGGGATCGACCCCGACGGCGCGAGCGTCGTCCCGGAGATTCCGGTGTATCTCGACGGCGAGTTGGTCTACGGCGAGGAACCCGACGGGAGCGGTGCCGACGGGCCGCCCGCGGTCGACGGGGTCCGCCCCACCGATCCCGACGACGACGGGTTGTACGAGGACCTCTCGGGTGACGGGACGCTGAACTTCCCCGACGTGAATCGCCTGTTCCAGAACACCGACAGCGCCGCGATCCAGGACAACAGCGCGTATTACGACTTCACCGACGACGGCATCGTCGACCAACAGGACGTGCTCGCGCTGTTCGAGATGGTCTGA